The following proteins are encoded in a genomic region of Aquifex aeolicus VF5:
- a CDS encoding NifU family protein, with the protein MAEMKKVEEIEKVLEKIRPALKEHQGELKLVDIKEDTVYLSFEGGCSSCPVVDISLKNLVDTVIKGNVKWVKKVEITQQKFDIQQFA; encoded by the coding sequence ATGGCTGAAATGAAGAAGGTTGAAGAAATTGAAAAAGTGCTCGAAAAAATAAGGCCTGCTCTTAAGGAACATCAAGGCGAGCTCAAGCTCGTAGATATTAAGGAAGACACCGTTTACCTTTCCTTTGAAGGAGGTTGCTCCAGCTGTCCGGTTGTAGACATATCCCTCAAAAACCTCGTTGATACAGTAATTAAGGGAAACGTCAAGTGGGTTAAGAAAGTAGAAATAACTCAGCAGAAATTCGACATACAGCAATTCGCTTAA
- a CDS encoding shikimate dehydrogenase, with translation MINAQTQLYGVIGFPVKHSLSPVFQNALIRYAGLNAVYLAFEINPEELKKAFEGFKALKVKGINVTVPFKEEIIPLLDYVEDTAKEIGAVNTVKFENGKAYGYNTDWIGFLKSLKSLIPEVKEKSILVLGAGGASRAVIYALVKEGAKVFLWNRTKEKAIKLAQKFPLEVVNSPEEVIDKVQVIVNTTSVGLKDKDPEIFNYDLIKKDHVVVDIIYKETKLLKKAKEKGAKLFDGLPMLLWQGIEAFKIWNGCEVPYSVAERSVRDLRG, from the coding sequence ATGATTAACGCCCAAACGCAGCTATACGGAGTAATAGGCTTTCCCGTAAAGCATTCCCTATCCCCCGTTTTCCAGAATGCCCTTATAAGATACGCTGGTCTTAATGCGGTATACCTCGCCTTTGAGATTAACCCCGAAGAACTAAAAAAAGCCTTTGAAGGATTTAAGGCTCTTAAGGTTAAAGGGATTAACGTAACCGTCCCCTTCAAGGAAGAAATCATTCCCCTCCTTGACTACGTTGAGGACACAGCTAAGGAAATAGGTGCCGTAAACACGGTAAAGTTTGAAAACGGAAAAGCTTACGGCTACAACACCGACTGGATAGGTTTTTTAAAATCCCTAAAGAGCTTAATTCCAGAGGTAAAAGAAAAAAGTATTCTCGTCCTTGGAGCTGGAGGAGCTTCCAGAGCGGTTATTTACGCTCTTGTAAAAGAAGGGGCAAAGGTATTTCTGTGGAACAGGACAAAGGAAAAGGCAATAAAGCTAGCTCAAAAGTTTCCCTTAGAGGTTGTAAACTCTCCCGAAGAAGTAATTGACAAGGTTCAAGTAATTGTAAACACGACGAGCGTAGGACTAAAAGACAAGGATCCCGAAATTTTCAATTACGACTTAATAAAGAAAGACCACGTAGTCGTGGACATAATCTACAAAGAGACAAAGCTTTTAAAGAAGGCAAAAGAAAAGGGAGCTAAACTCTTTGACGGGCTTCCCATGCTTCTGTGGCAGGGAATAGAAGCTTTCAAGATATGGAACGGATGTGAAGTTCCCTACTCTGTGGCAGAAAGATCTGTAAGAGATCTCCGTGGGTAA
- a CDS encoding nucleoside deaminase, protein MGKEYFLKVALREAKRAFEKGEVPVGAIIVKEGEIISKAHNSVEELKDPTAHAEMLAIKEACRRLNTKYLEGCELYVTLEPCIMCSYALVLSRIEKVIFSALDKKHGGVVSVFNILDEPTLNHRVKWEYYPLEEASELLSEFFKKLRNNII, encoded by the coding sequence GTGGGTAAAGAGTATTTCTTGAAAGTAGCCTTAAGGGAAGCAAAAAGAGCCTTTGAGAAAGGAGAAGTTCCCGTAGGTGCAATAATCGTAAAAGAAGGAGAAATAATATCAAAAGCCCACAACAGTGTGGAAGAACTCAAGGACCCCACCGCCCACGCGGAAATGCTTGCCATAAAGGAAGCCTGTAGAAGACTAAACACGAAATATTTAGAAGGTTGCGAACTTTACGTTACATTAGAACCCTGCATAATGTGTTCTTACGCCCTGGTTCTTTCAAGAATAGAAAAGGTTATTTTTTCTGCATTAGACAAAAAACACGGAGGTGTCGTGAGCGTTTTTAACATTCTGGATGAGCCTACCTTAAACCACAGGGTAAAGTGGGAGTATTACCCACTTGAGGAAGCATCAGAACTTTTATCAGAGTTCTTCAAAAAGCTCAGGAATAACATAATTTAA
- a CDS encoding DUF3467 domain-containing protein, with amino-acid sequence MTPFKELQKFIHWKERFLRDYEKIEKGELEKIREEVKEMLGEEPDERLLKALRSMYVGGMEHRVEDEEIRYWTNWGGVKTYETFNRFPLLSDIELAFVFWALGKLFVPLLMHETGVKSEPFKKLSREEQEEAVLDELDTLWETQLTLILQALQFLDLKSISSEKPSSEG; translated from the coding sequence ATGACACCTTTTAAAGAACTTCAGAAGTTCATCCACTGGAAAGAGCGATTTTTAAGGGACTACGAAAAGATAGAGAAAGGAGAACTGGAAAAGATAAGGGAAGAAGTTAAGGAAATGCTCGGGGAGGAGCCCGATGAGAGACTCCTGAAAGCCTTACGCTCCATGTACGTGGGAGGAATGGAACACAGGGTAGAAGATGAAGAGATCAGGTACTGGACCAACTGGGGAGGTGTTAAAACTTACGAAACCTTTAACAGGTTTCCCCTGCTGAGCGATATAGAACTCGCCTTCGTTTTCTGGGCACTCGGGAAGTTATTTGTTCCTCTATTGATGCACGAAACAGGTGTGAAGTCTGAGCCATTCAAAAAACTAAGCAGGGAAGAGCAGGAAGAGGCAGTTCTGGACGAACTCGATACTTTGTGGGAAACACAACTTACTTTAATTCTTCAAGCTCTTCAATTTCTGGATTTGAAGTCTATTTCAAGCGAGAAGCCCTCTTCTGAGGGGTAA
- a CDS encoding ATP-binding protein, which translates to MIYRDNGRGLSEEEAKHIFEPFFSKNPKGFGVGMSLVKKIIEQHGWEVRVYPSEEGFSLEIDFKSRN; encoded by the coding sequence TTGATTTACAGGGATAACGGGAGAGGTTTATCAGAAGAGGAAGCTAAGCATATATTTGAGCCCTTTTTCAGTAAAAATCCGAAGGGTTTTGGAGTGGGAATGAGTCTGGTAAAGAAGATAATTGAACAACACGGGTGGGAAGTAAGAGTTTACCCCTCAGAAGAGGGCTTCTCGCTTGAAATAGACTTCAAATCCAGAAATTGA